A genomic segment from Sphingopyxis sp. DBS4 encodes:
- a CDS encoding copper resistance protein B — protein MIRLALIVAVPALVFAIPAGAQGHAMHDRQPAAPASDPLCPPDHAAMGHCTPAAPSPAPQMGAAGTDLPPGDAPAPAPPGDWYADHIYPKAEMDRARHEMMKENGGQTIAFLSLDRAEYQARKGRDGYRWGAEGWYGGDIDRVTLKSEGEGRWGEGIEEAELQLLYSRAVGPYFNLQAGVRQDLGEGPDRSYAVVGFEGLAPYWFEVEGALFLSNKGDLLGRVEGYYDQRITQRLVLQPRAEVNFALQDVPETGIGSGLSDVELGVRLRYEIVKEFAPYVGVEWARKLGDTARFARAGGEDVDGVSFVLGVRAWF, from the coding sequence ATGATCCGGCTCGCCCTGATCGTCGCGGTCCCGGCGCTGGTCTTCGCCATTCCGGCGGGCGCGCAGGGCCATGCGATGCACGATAGGCAGCCCGCTGCGCCCGCGTCCGATCCCCTATGCCCGCCGGACCATGCCGCGATGGGGCATTGCACGCCAGCCGCGCCGTCGCCCGCTCCGCAAATGGGCGCGGCCGGCACCGACCTGCCGCCAGGCGACGCGCCTGCTCCCGCGCCGCCCGGCGACTGGTATGCCGACCATATCTATCCGAAGGCGGAGATGGATCGCGCGCGTCACGAGATGATGAAGGAGAATGGCGGACAGACGATCGCCTTCCTCAGCCTCGACCGCGCCGAATATCAGGCGCGCAAGGGGCGCGACGGATATCGCTGGGGCGCCGAGGGCTGGTATGGCGGCGACATCGACCGCGTCACGCTCAAGAGCGAAGGCGAGGGTCGGTGGGGCGAGGGGATCGAGGAGGCGGAACTCCAGCTGCTCTACAGCCGGGCGGTCGGCCCCTATTTCAACCTCCAGGCCGGTGTGCGGCAGGATCTGGGCGAAGGGCCCGACCGCAGCTATGCCGTCGTCGGGTTCGAAGGACTCGCTCCTTATTGGTTCGAGGTCGAGGGCGCGCTGTTCCTGTCGAACAAGGGCGATCTGCTCGGGCGTGTCGAGGGCTATTACGACCAGCGCATCACCCAGCGGCTGGTCCTGCAACCGCGGGCGGAGGTCAATTTCGCGCTTCAGGACGTTCCCGAAACCGGCATCGGATCGGGGCTTTCCGATGTCGAACTGGGGGTTCGGCTCCGCTACGAGATCGTCAAGGAATTCGCGCCTTATGTCGGGGTCGAATGGGCGCGCAAGCTCGGCGACACCGCGCGCTTCGCGCGCGCGGGCGGCGAGGATGTGGACGGCGTCAGTTTCGTCCTGGGGGTACGCGCCTGGTTTTAG
- a CDS encoding PLP-dependent aminotransferase family protein, with protein sequence MRPSFILDRDSDATLQDQIRKGVIELMRSQAWPAGHRLPSSRSMARLLGVARNTVTIAYQQLVADGHVVARERSGLFVSGDLTAGRIGFGEVAGIAERATPNGVSWSERLPRLPALPEPRPANWQQYPYPFLDGCFDDSLFPVDDWREAASLSLKRRQVASWSGIADDDAALIEEIRTKILPRRGIYARPDEMLLTLGTHHARVLALDLFCTDGSCVAIEDPCLFELRALIEARRGVWTPQPVDAEGVVTDARLADCDLVMVTPSHQLPTGATLSLDRRRALLAAADAHDLIIVEDDFECETNYLDEDFPAMRGMAGGSRVVYIAGLAKVLDPGLRLGFMVADREVIAHLRELRRLSVKQPPPNNQRAAAQFLSLGHYDSMMRRIGREFRTRQIALRDALNHYLPRSIAIQPVRGGTTMWVQGPDGLDVADLAAAAERRGVLIERVDSYYAGTAPPGLFRLGVTSLPTGRIRPGVAALTAALNDVMAKKAEPPPILTGRALRRKMSGARLECRTIYGDPCTILLLPDGTMTGRAGHADEDIDTGRWWIEGDRWHRQWQSWSYGEATSFEVAVEGDVIQWLGAGQRIVDWALIGRIGDLAPS encoded by the coding sequence ATGCGCCCGTCCTTCATCCTCGATCGCGATAGCGATGCCACGCTGCAGGACCAGATTCGCAAGGGCGTGATCGAACTGATGCGGTCGCAGGCGTGGCCGGCGGGGCACCGGCTGCCGTCCTCGCGCTCGATGGCCCGCCTGCTCGGCGTCGCCCGCAACACGGTGACGATCGCCTATCAACAGCTCGTCGCCGACGGCCATGTCGTCGCGCGCGAGCGTAGCGGACTGTTCGTGTCGGGCGACCTGACCGCCGGGCGCATCGGGTTCGGCGAGGTCGCGGGGATCGCCGAGCGTGCGACGCCGAACGGCGTATCCTGGTCCGAACGCCTGCCGCGCCTGCCCGCGCTTCCCGAGCCGCGGCCCGCCAACTGGCAGCAGTATCCCTATCCTTTCCTCGATGGCTGTTTCGATGACAGCCTGTTTCCGGTCGACGACTGGCGCGAGGCGGCGAGTCTGTCGCTGAAGCGGCGGCAGGTCGCTTCCTGGTCGGGAATCGCCGACGACGACGCGGCGCTGATCGAGGAAATCCGAACCAAGATATTGCCGCGGCGCGGCATCTATGCGCGCCCCGACGAGATGTTGCTGACGCTCGGCACGCATCATGCCCGCGTCCTCGCGCTCGATCTGTTCTGCACCGACGGTAGCTGCGTCGCGATCGAAGACCCCTGCCTGTTCGAACTGCGCGCGCTGATCGAGGCGCGGCGCGGCGTGTGGACGCCGCAGCCGGTCGATGCTGAAGGCGTGGTGACCGACGCGCGGCTGGCCGATTGCGACCTCGTCATGGTCACGCCCAGCCATCAACTGCCCACCGGCGCGACCTTGTCGCTCGACCGGCGCCGCGCACTGCTCGCCGCGGCCGACGCGCATGACCTGATCATCGTCGAGGATGATTTCGAATGCGAGACCAACTATCTCGACGAGGATTTTCCGGCGATGCGCGGCATGGCGGGAGGCAGCCGCGTCGTCTATATCGCCGGGCTCGCCAAGGTACTCGATCCCGGCCTCAGGCTCGGTTTCATGGTTGCCGACCGCGAAGTGATCGCGCACCTGCGCGAACTGCGCCGCCTGTCGGTCAAGCAGCCGCCGCCGAACAACCAGCGCGCCGCCGCGCAATTCCTGTCGCTCGGCCATTATGATTCGATGATGCGGCGGATCGGCCGCGAATTCCGCACTCGGCAAATCGCGCTGCGCGACGCACTCAACCATTATCTGCCGCGCTCGATCGCGATCCAGCCGGTGCGCGGCGGGACGACGATGTGGGTGCAGGGGCCCGACGGACTCGACGTCGCGGACCTTGCCGCGGCGGCCGAGCGGCGCGGGGTGCTGATCGAGCGGGTCGATTCCTATTATGCTGGCACTGCGCCGCCCGGCCTGTTCCGGCTCGGCGTCACCAGCCTGCCAACCGGACGCATCCGCCCCGGCGTCGCGGCGCTGACCGCGGCGCTCAATGACGTGATGGCGAAGAAGGCCGAGCCGCCGCCGATCCTGACCGGCCGCGCGCTGCGCCGCAAGATGAGCGGCGCGCGGCTCGAATGCCGCACCATCTATGGCGACCCCTGCACCATATTGCTGCTGCCCGACGGCACGATGACCGGGCGCGCGGGCCATGCCGACGAAGATATCGACACCGGGCGCTGGTGGATCGAGGGCGACCGCTGGCACCGCCAATGGCAAAGCTGGTCCTATGGCGAGGCGACCTCGTTCGAGGTCGCGGTCGAGGGCGACGTCATCCAGTGGCTCGGCGCCGGACAGCGCATTGTCGACTGGGCGCTGATCGGTCGCATTGGCGATCTGGCACCATCCTAG
- a CDS encoding carbon-nitrogen hydrolase family protein → MTHFAIAGLQLALPRGDNLDRIAEEVRLVRRRFGWVDMVVLGELSCFGPATANAQPLPGPAEDAFAAMAREHGLWLVNGSLFERDGDTIYNTASVFAPDGSIAARHRKIYPFYPYEEGVTGGVEPTIFDVPGVGRFGLAICYDIWFPEVVRSLIWRGAEVILNPVMTNTIDRDVELSIVRAAAATNQAYVVSVNVAGDLGYGRSCVAGPGGEMIHAAGEGREVIAVDLDLGYVRRCRERGWHGLGQPLKSLRDGPQHFEAFDRGPAASPTLQALGPLVQPASSLTDKDSADARAMTQKGGKP, encoded by the coding sequence ATGACTCATTTCGCTATCGCCGGACTGCAACTGGCCTTGCCGCGCGGCGACAATCTGGACCGCATCGCCGAGGAAGTGCGGCTCGTCCGCCGCCGCTTCGGCTGGGTCGACATGGTCGTGCTCGGCGAACTCTCCTGCTTTGGCCCCGCTACCGCGAATGCGCAGCCGCTGCCCGGCCCCGCCGAGGACGCCTTTGCGGCGATGGCGCGCGAACATGGGCTGTGGCTCGTCAACGGCTCGCTGTTCGAGCGCGACGGCGACACCATCTACAACACCGCCAGCGTCTTTGCCCCCGACGGCAGCATCGCTGCACGGCACCGGAAAATCTATCCCTTCTATCCCTATGAAGAGGGGGTGACCGGTGGCGTCGAGCCGACCATATTCGACGTTCCCGGCGTCGGGCGCTTCGGCCTCGCCATCTGCTACGACATCTGGTTTCCCGAGGTTGTCCGCTCGCTGATCTGGCGCGGGGCGGAGGTCATCCTCAATCCGGTGATGACCAACACCATCGACCGCGACGTCGAATTGTCGATCGTCCGCGCCGCCGCCGCGACCAACCAGGCCTATGTCGTCTCGGTCAATGTCGCGGGCGACCTCGGCTATGGGCGTTCGTGCGTCGCGGGGCCGGGCGGCGAGATGATCCACGCGGCGGGGGAGGGGCGCGAGGTGATCGCGGTCGATCTCGACCTCGGCTACGTCCGCCGTTGCCGCGAACGCGGCTGGCACGGGCTCGGCCAGCCGCTCAAGAGCCTGCGCGACGGTCCGCAGCATTTCGAAGCCTTCGACCGCGGGCCCGCGGCCTCGCCGACGCTCCAGGCGCTCGGCCCGCTCGTTCAGCCTGCTTCTTCGCTCACCGACAAGGATAGCGCCGACGCGCGCGCGATGACACAAAAGGGGGGAAAACCATGA
- a CDS encoding TonB-dependent receptor, translated as MTNTTRLLATTSLACTGLLAAMPATVFAQEAGAANDGTDIVVTATRREARTIDIPYNISAVGGDRIDANQTRDQAELLRSIPGVAVVDRGRRNAGVINTVTIRGVNVDSAALGDYAVSGVSPVSTYVNDTPLFAAYLLKDLDRVEVLRGPQGTLYGSGALGGTVRYILKKPVLGRFEGRVTGGVSNVKGSDGIGYEADVVLNVPLGDTFAIRAVGSRQHYPGLTDYVNVYKLDGDGIPTAPAGVLAPDAEYRRVKDADFVHVWYGRIAALWQPSDAVDLTLTYNHQEDNVGGRRQITRGLDGYGKAYEGYQNGSIQLEPSTRNVDSVALEANVDLGFATLTSSSSWYDHEGDSVSENTGFYAKAGFLAFYYNYPRPMASAVRSYRDKSFVQELRLVSKGGGPLDYVIGAYYQDQKLFSSQDSFLRGFKRWWDAATGLPAAVASDQDFFYRRHETFKDRALFGELTWHATDTVDLTGGVRYFWNKAHNDTSIDIPIFPSLSQPTDATFRTSEDKALFKGNLSWKFADRGLLYATVSQGYRRGGSNAVPTIGRYAEDPSWQQYKSDTLVNYEIGVKGALGGLTYNLDAFYIDWKDIQLNTATPVWGFYVVQNGGKARSQGIEAQIEGRSGGFHYALGYTYVDAKLTRDFFSPDPSHTLIGRDGDRLPGSAHHILTGSADYSFDLGNDTSLTLRGDGFYQSSTRNAISTSPKFNVRLPGFSIWNASATLRKGSYGLTLFVKNLFNADGVTGVFTEAYMGTSPSQGYYGNGSKDLITLPRTIGLSADVRF; from the coding sequence ATGACCAACACTACGCGACTTCTGGCGACGACATCGCTCGCCTGCACCGGCCTGCTGGCGGCGATGCCGGCAACGGTCTTCGCCCAGGAGGCGGGGGCCGCGAACGACGGCACCGACATCGTCGTCACCGCGACGCGCCGCGAAGCCCGGACGATCGATATCCCCTATAATATCTCGGCGGTCGGCGGCGACCGGATCGACGCGAACCAGACGCGCGATCAGGCCGAGCTGCTCCGCTCGATCCCCGGCGTCGCGGTCGTCGATCGCGGCCGGCGCAACGCGGGCGTCATCAACACGGTGACGATCCGCGGCGTCAACGTCGACAGCGCCGCGCTCGGCGACTACGCCGTTTCGGGGGTTTCGCCGGTCTCGACCTATGTCAACGACACACCGCTGTTCGCTGCCTATCTGCTCAAGGATCTCGACCGGGTCGAGGTGCTGCGCGGGCCGCAGGGAACGCTCTATGGATCGGGCGCGCTCGGCGGCACGGTGCGCTATATCCTCAAGAAGCCCGTGCTCGGCCGTTTCGAGGGGCGCGTCACCGGCGGCGTCAGCAACGTCAAGGGATCGGACGGCATCGGTTACGAGGCCGACGTCGTGCTCAACGTGCCGCTCGGCGATACCTTCGCGATCCGTGCTGTGGGTAGCCGCCAGCATTATCCGGGCCTGACCGACTATGTGAACGTCTACAAGCTCGACGGCGACGGCATCCCGACCGCGCCCGCCGGGGTGCTCGCGCCCGATGCTGAATATCGCCGCGTCAAGGATGCCGATTTCGTCCATGTCTGGTACGGCCGCATCGCCGCGCTATGGCAGCCGAGCGACGCGGTCGACCTGACGCTGACCTATAATCACCAAGAGGATAATGTCGGGGGTCGGCGGCAGATCACCCGCGGGCTCGACGGCTATGGCAAGGCCTATGAAGGCTATCAGAACGGGTCGATCCAGCTCGAACCCTCGACCCGCAACGTCGATTCGGTCGCCTTGGAAGCGAATGTCGACCTGGGCTTTGCCACGCTGACCTCCAGCTCCTCCTGGTATGATCATGAGGGCGACAGCGTCAGCGAGAATACCGGCTTCTACGCCAAGGCCGGCTTCCTCGCCTTCTATTACAACTACCCGCGCCCGATGGCATCGGCGGTGCGCAGCTATCGCGACAAGAGCTTCGTGCAGGAACTGCGTCTCGTGTCGAAGGGCGGCGGACCGCTCGATTATGTGATCGGCGCTTATTATCAGGACCAGAAGCTCTTTTCGTCGCAGGACAGCTTTCTGCGCGGCTTCAAGCGCTGGTGGGACGCCGCGACCGGCCTGCCCGCCGCGGTCGCGAGCGATCAGGATTTCTTCTATCGCCGGCACGAGACGTTCAAGGATCGCGCGCTGTTCGGTGAGCTGACATGGCACGCCACCGATACGGTCGATCTGACCGGCGGGGTGCGCTATTTCTGGAACAAGGCGCATAACGACACCTCGATCGACATTCCGATCTTCCCGTCACTGTCGCAGCCGACCGACGCCACTTTCCGCACCAGCGAGGACAAGGCGCTGTTCAAGGGCAATCTGTCGTGGAAATTCGCCGACCGCGGCCTGCTCTACGCGACCGTGTCGCAGGGCTATCGGCGCGGCGGGTCGAACGCGGTGCCGACGATCGGCCGCTATGCCGAGGATCCGTCGTGGCAGCAGTATAAGTCCGACACGCTGGTCAATTACGAGATCGGGGTGAAGGGTGCGCTTGGCGGGCTGACCTATAATCTCGACGCCTTCTACATCGACTGGAAGGATATCCAGCTCAACACCGCGACTCCGGTATGGGGCTTCTATGTCGTCCAGAACGGCGGCAAGGCCCGCTCGCAGGGGATCGAGGCGCAGATCGAGGGGCGCAGCGGCGGCTTCCACTATGCCCTCGGCTATACTTACGTCGATGCGAAGCTGACGCGCGATTTCTTCTCGCCAGATCCCAGCCACACGCTGATCGGGCGCGACGGCGATCGCCTGCCGGGGTCGGCGCACCACATCCTCACTGGCAGCGCCGATTACAGCTTCGACCTCGGGAACGACACCAGCCTGACGCTGCGCGGCGACGGTTTCTATCAATCGTCGACGCGCAACGCGATCAGCACCTCGCCCAAATTCAACGTCCGCCTGCCGGGCTTCTCGATCTGGAACGCCTCGGCGACGCTGCGCAAGGGCTCCTATGGACTGACTTTGTTCGTCAAGAATCTGTTCAACGCGGATGGGGTCACGGGCGTCTTCACCGAGGCCTATATGGGGACGTCGCCGTCGCAGGGCTATTATGGCAATGGGTCGAAGGATCTGATCACGCTGCCGCGGACGATCGGCCTGTCGGCGGACGTGCGTTTCTGA
- a CDS encoding tetratricopeptide repeat-containing sulfotransferase family protein — MTAWPAASPPSSGPGDFDAGLARARAAAVRGRYGEARAVLAAIEELAWDDAHALRRLAEYHGHMNQPVEAERCCARAVELAPDDGRARYDLAAASIALGRIDAAEAHFDHVIAENPHDWDAWANRSTLRRATADNNHVAALENALVAAGSDAEARIALGHALAKELEDLGGHDRAFAALKAAADARRARLSYRVADDVDTMAAIADAFSAERLRAAPPPSAEPGPIFVLGLPRSGTTLVDRILSSHSQVASLGEIQDFALALIEGAGQARDKADLIRRSVAMDHGALGRAYRSRIAERDPGAPFAIDKTPLNFLYIGLIALALPDARIVHVRRGAMDGCYAMYKTLFRMGYPFSYDLDDLAAYRIAYERLMAHWRDALPGRMIEIDYEALIADQEGESRRLVAACGFDWEDACLDFHRNPAPVATASAVQVRAPIHDRSVGLWRRYAAGLAPLAEALGRAGITL; from the coding sequence ATGACGGCCTGGCCCGCCGCCTCTCCTCCGTCAAGCGGCCCCGGCGATTTCGACGCGGGGCTGGCGCGGGCGAGGGCTGCGGCGGTGCGGGGCCGCTATGGTGAGGCGCGCGCGGTCCTCGCCGCGATCGAGGAACTGGCGTGGGACGACGCCCATGCCTTGCGCCGCCTTGCCGAATATCACGGGCATATGAACCAGCCGGTCGAGGCCGAGCGCTGCTGCGCTCGCGCGGTCGAACTGGCGCCGGACGATGGCCGCGCGCGCTACGACCTTGCCGCCGCGTCGATCGCGCTCGGCCGGATCGATGCGGCAGAGGCGCATTTTGACCATGTGATTGCGGAAAATCCGCATGATTGGGACGCCTGGGCCAACCGCTCGACGTTGCGCCGTGCGACCGCGGACAATAATCATGTGGCGGCGCTTGAAAACGCGCTGGTAGCGGCGGGAAGCGATGCCGAGGCGCGCATCGCGCTCGGCCATGCGCTGGCGAAGGAACTCGAGGATCTCGGCGGCCATGACCGGGCGTTCGCGGCGCTGAAGGCGGCGGCCGATGCGCGGCGGGCGCGGCTGTCCTATCGTGTCGCCGACGACGTCGACACGATGGCGGCGATCGCCGACGCCTTTTCGGCCGAGCGCCTGCGCGCGGCTCCGCCGCCGTCCGCCGAACCGGGACCGATCTTCGTCCTCGGCCTGCCGCGCAGCGGGACGACGCTGGTCGACCGCATCCTGTCGTCGCACAGCCAGGTCGCGAGCCTCGGCGAGATTCAGGATTTCGCACTCGCGCTGATCGAGGGCGCGGGGCAGGCGCGGGACAAGGCCGACCTTATCCGCCGCAGTGTCGCGATGGACCATGGCGCGCTCGGCCGCGCCTATCGGTCGCGCATCGCCGAGCGTGATCCCGGCGCGCCTTTCGCGATCGACAAGACGCCGCTCAATTTCCTCTATATCGGCCTGATCGCGCTTGCGCTGCCCGATGCGCGCATCGTCCATGTCCGGCGCGGGGCGATGGATGGCTGCTATGCGATGTACAAGACGCTGTTCCGCATGGGCTATCCCTTCAGCTACGACCTCGACGATCTCGCCGCCTATCGCATCGCCTATGAGCGACTGATGGCGCATTGGCGCGATGCCTTGCCCGGCCGGATGATCGAGATCGACTATGAAGCGCTGATTGCCGATCAGGAGGGCGAGAGCCGCCGGCTGGTCGCGGCGTGCGGTTTCGACTGGGAAGACGCCTGCCTCGATTTCCACCGCAACCCCGCCCCTGTGGCGACCGCGAGCGCCGTGCAGGTGCGCGCGCCGATCCACGATCGCTCCGTGGGCCTCTGGCGGCGCTATGCGGCGGGGCTCGCGCCGCTTGCCGAGGCGCTGGGCAGGGCAGGCATCACGCTGTGA
- a CDS encoding beta-lactamase family protein, giving the protein MRYGALALIALAAPGSASAEELLRSDFQQGSADPWRAAGAGDVRLTSFEGNVSMRLTAGASAEVAVPVEGKRRLYATVKIAADALGDDAACAAEASRDGGATWAPILSVGKARADAVTLWPGGQALAEGDGGLRLRLSARGKRATCWFDDVVVTGVAKAEVSGARPTFGRVALLAGEGFDSPVDLSAFAPATDAVKPLANFTGRLHLAGGPMAGFRLIVEEKGYERGDTSRSLPDLAIDLVQHGDALIPAQRGLIPSTHPDWNWIVEPGRVWSEPGDGGLTRAALPFALQERGANCTHNGMLTFLFGADGTVSKAAFEIAGETCRYRKFDAWGFAAARLAPGAVRDADAIVRRHEEAVAARLPVRSIEERPDALAFATAAGPEPTVYGAVVDGVHYRSACATRHGDYPACEAIDLPSYSTAKSVFGGVALMRLEKLYPGSAGTEIAAHVPQCARGWAGVTLEQALDMTTGHYRSDAYMADEDDPSIAAFFEPADHAAKIAFACTHYPRKAPPGGKWVYHTSDTYLLGTAMSAILRAKRGAKADLYDDLVRPLWDGLKLSPTLSTTRRSEDAVAQPFVGWGLTYQPDDIARLSRWLMQGADGRLDRRLLDAAMQRAPQGGGLPAGFPGFRYRAGFWTRDMGAKLGCAGSLWVPAMSGFGGISVAMLPGRDALFYSFGDSDHWDWSAAAVALAGKDAPCG; this is encoded by the coding sequence GTGAGATATGGGGCGCTCGCCCTGATCGCGCTCGCGGCGCCCGGCAGCGCATCTGCCGAGGAATTGCTGCGCAGCGATTTCCAGCAGGGCAGCGCCGACCCGTGGCGCGCGGCAGGCGCGGGCGACGTGCGGCTGACGAGCTTCGAGGGCAATGTCTCGATGCGCCTCACCGCCGGGGCGAGCGCCGAGGTCGCGGTGCCGGTCGAAGGCAAGCGCCGCCTCTATGCGACCGTGAAGATCGCCGCCGATGCGCTCGGCGATGACGCCGCCTGCGCGGCCGAAGCCTCGCGCGATGGCGGCGCGACATGGGCGCCGATCCTGTCGGTCGGCAAGGCACGTGCCGATGCGGTGACGCTGTGGCCGGGCGGACAGGCGCTCGCCGAGGGTGATGGGGGGCTGCGGCTCCGCCTGTCGGCGCGGGGCAAGCGCGCGACCTGCTGGTTCGACGATGTGGTGGTGACGGGCGTCGCCAAGGCCGAGGTTTCGGGCGCAAGGCCGACATTCGGCCGCGTGGCATTGCTGGCGGGGGAGGGCTTCGATAGCCCCGTCGACCTGTCGGCCTTCGCCCCCGCCACTGATGCTGTGAAGCCGCTGGCGAACTTTACGGGCCGCCTGCATCTGGCGGGCGGGCCGATGGCGGGGTTCCGCCTGATCGTCGAAGAAAAGGGCTATGAGCGCGGCGATACGAGCCGCTCGCTGCCCGATCTCGCCATCGACCTCGTCCAGCACGGCGACGCGCTGATCCCCGCGCAGCGCGGACTGATCCCATCGACCCATCCCGACTGGAACTGGATCGTCGAGCCGGGCCGCGTCTGGTCGGAGCCCGGCGACGGCGGGCTGACCCGCGCCGCGCTGCCCTTCGCGCTGCAGGAGCGGGGCGCCAATTGCACGCACAACGGGATGCTGACCTTCCTGTTCGGCGCGGACGGAACGGTGAGCAAAGCCGCCTTCGAGATTGCGGGCGAGACTTGCCGCTATCGCAAGTTCGACGCCTGGGGCTTCGCTGCCGCGCGCCTTGCGCCGGGCGCAGTCCGCGACGCCGACGCGATTGTGCGGCGTCATGAGGAGGCGGTGGCGGCGCGCTTGCCGGTGCGTTCGATCGAGGAACGCCCCGATGCGCTTGCCTTCGCCACCGCGGCGGGGCCGGAGCCGACCGTCTATGGCGCGGTGGTGGACGGCGTCCATTACCGCAGCGCCTGCGCGACCCGCCACGGCGACTATCCGGCGTGCGAGGCGATCGACCTGCCGTCCTATTCGACCGCCAAGTCGGTGTTCGGCGGGGTCGCGCTGATGCGGCTCGAAAAACTCTATCCGGGTAGCGCGGGAACGGAGATCGCCGCACACGTCCCGCAATGCGCGCGCGGCTGGGCGGGGGTGACGCTCGAGCAGGCGCTCGACATGACGACCGGCCATTATCGCTCCGACGCCTATATGGCCGACGAGGACGATCCGTCGATCGCCGCTTTCTTCGAGCCCGCCGATCATGCGGCGAAGATCGCCTTCGCCTGCACCCATTATCCGCGCAAGGCGCCGCCGGGCGGCAAATGGGTCTATCACACCTCCGACACCTATCTGCTCGGCACCGCGATGAGTGCGATCTTGCGCGCGAAGCGTGGCGCGAAGGCCGATCTCTACGACGATCTCGTCCGGCCACTGTGGGATGGTCTCAAGCTTAGCCCAACGCTGTCGACGACGCGGCGCAGCGAGGATGCGGTCGCGCAGCCCTTCGTCGGTTGGGGGCTGACCTATCAGCCCGACGACATCGCCCGCCTGTCGCGCTGGCTGATGCAGGGCGCGGACGGGCGGCTCGACCGGCGCCTGCTCGACGCGGCGATGCAGCGCGCGCCGCAGGGCGGCGGGCTTCCCGCGGGCTTCCCCGGCTTCCGCTACCGCGCCGGTTTCTGGACGCGCGACATGGGCGCGAAGCTCGGCTGCGCCGGATCGCTCTGGGTTCCGGCGATGTCGGGGTTCGGCGGCATTTCGGTCGCGATGCTGCCCGGCCGCGACGCGCTCTTCTACAGCTTCGGCGACAGCGATCATTGGGATTGGAGCGCGGCCGCCGTGGCGCTTGCCGGAAAGGATGCGCCATGCGGCTGA
- a CDS encoding MFS transporter, which produces MRLTDTLPKVAPDGLPAAVLLSFLATAGLFYVNIMAALVTGLSDGLGIKPASAGLIASANVYGAAVGALIAVFLVRRIPWRIAATSALVGLIAVDLVSTQLVSVPGLTVLRACHGMIGGLLVGIAFAVIARTRSPDRVFGMLLVVQFGIGGIGLWALPPLVPEYGTGVLFLALAAFSLATLAMLPFLPAYPVVVESAGAAEAPPIARKPLAATLAAIFLFQAGNMGLAAFIIGLGRGAGLSQDFIGPTLAAANWLGAVGSILVVAMGARFGRARPILGSIAVTLIFTAAFWRSDLPAVYVAANIGSAIVWAFTIPYLLGLAAAFDKVGRTAALGGFCSKLGLASGPLLTGLLLDRGGYPLTIVAAVLLLLASGLAAAWPARLLDRAQPSQA; this is translated from the coding sequence ATGCGGCTGACCGATACGCTGCCGAAGGTCGCGCCTGACGGCTTGCCCGCCGCGGTGCTGCTGTCCTTCCTCGCGACAGCCGGGCTCTTCTACGTCAACATCATGGCGGCGCTCGTCACGGGTCTGTCGGACGGGCTCGGCATCAAGCCCGCGAGCGCCGGACTGATCGCCTCGGCCAATGTCTATGGCGCTGCGGTCGGCGCGCTGATCGCGGTGTTTCTGGTTCGCCGCATCCCGTGGCGCATCGCCGCGACCTCGGCGCTGGTCGGCCTGATCGCGGTCGATCTTGTCTCGACGCAGCTCGTGTCGGTGCCGGGACTCACGGTGCTTCGTGCCTGCCACGGCATGATCGGCGGGCTGCTCGTCGGGATCGCCTTTGCGGTGATCGCGCGCACCCGCTCGCCCGACCGCGTGTTCGGAATGCTGCTCGTCGTGCAGTTCGGGATCGGGGGCATCGGCCTTTGGGCGCTGCCGCCGCTCGTGCCGGAGTACGGCACCGGCGTCCTCTTCCTCGCGCTCGCCGCCTTCAGCCTCGCGACATTGGCGATGCTGCCCTTTCTGCCCGCCTATCCGGTCGTGGTGGAAAGCGCCGGCGCAGCCGAGGCGCCACCGATCGCCCGGAAACCGCTCGCCGCGACGCTTGCCGCCATCTTCCTGTTCCAGGCGGGCAATATGGGACTCGCCGCCTTCATCATCGGACTTGGGCGGGGCGCCGGGTTGTCGCAGGATTTCATCGGCCCGACGCTTGCCGCCGCCAACTGGCTTGGCGCGGTGGGGTCGATCCTCGTCGTCGCGATGGGCGCGCGTTTCGGCCGGGCGAGGCCGATCCTCGGCTCGATCGCGGTGACCCTGATCTTCACCGCCGCTTTCTGGCGATCGGACCTTCCGGCCGTCTATGTCGCCGCGAACATCGGTTCCGCGATCGTCTGGGCCTTCACCATCCCCTATCTGCTCGGCCTCGCCGCCGCGTTCGACAAGGTCGGGCGCACCGCGGCGCTCGGCGGCTTCTGCTCGAAGCTCGGGCTGGCGAGCGGGCCGCTCCTGACCGGGCTGCTGCTCGATCGTGGCGGCTATCCGCTGACGATCGTCGCGGCGGTGCTGCTGTTGCTGGCGAGCGGTCTCGCGGCGGCGTGGCCCGCGCGGCTGCTCGACCGCGCCCAACCTTCCCAAGCCTAA